Proteins found in one Mycobacteriales bacterium genomic segment:
- the hisH gene encoding imidazole glycerol phosphate synthase subunit HisH, with the protein MTRVVVLDHGSGNLRSAERALARAGADVEVTSDEQAAREADGLVVPGVGAFAHCMAAVNAVRGATVVWDRLRKGRPVLGICVGMQVLFEKGVEHGVETTGMGILPGTVTRLQADVVPHMGWNTVDVPAGSALFAGVEDQRFYFVHSYAAREVPDALTTTAVHGERFAAAVERGPLSATQFHPEKSGDAGLALLQNWLRTL; encoded by the coding sequence GTGACGCGGGTCGTCGTCCTCGACCACGGCTCCGGCAACCTGCGCTCCGCCGAGCGCGCGCTCGCTCGGGCCGGGGCCGACGTCGAGGTCACCAGCGACGAGCAGGCCGCCCGCGAGGCGGACGGTCTCGTCGTACCCGGTGTGGGTGCCTTCGCCCACTGCATGGCCGCGGTCAACGCGGTGCGCGGCGCGACGGTCGTCTGGGACCGGCTGCGCAAGGGGCGGCCGGTGCTCGGCATCTGCGTCGGGATGCAGGTGCTGTTCGAGAAGGGCGTCGAGCACGGCGTCGAGACCACCGGTATGGGGATCCTGCCCGGCACCGTCACCCGGCTGCAGGCCGACGTCGTGCCGCACATGGGCTGGAACACCGTCGACGTGCCGGCCGGCTCTGCGCTGTTCGCGGGCGTCGAGGACCAGCGCTTCTACTTCGTGCACTCCTACGCCGCCCGCGAGGTCCCGGACGCGCTGACCACCACCGCGGTCCACGGCGAGCGCTTCGCCGCTGCCGTCGAGCGCGGGCCGCTGTCGGCCACCCAGTTCCACCCGGAGAAGAGCGGCGACGCGGGTCTCGCGCTGCTGCAGAACTGGTTGAGGACGCTGTGA